The window AGGTGTCTACACTTTCTGAGCAACATCACACTCTTGAATTAATGGGcatttggttttttaaaatttcctaaaATCTTAATCTTTAGCAATGTCTTCTAAAGCCTAACATACTagatatgtaagtgtgtgtgtgtgtgtgtgtgtgtgtgtgtgtgtgtgtgtgtgtgtgtttatgactcAGTACtcctgtgtagctggaagttttcctgtgtcccacaaaacttccagctacactccTGTTTAGAGAAATGTCTTTTATAGAAATAACAAATGCAAGCAAAATTGAAAAGGTTGCATTTGTTCTTTTAAGAAGTattttatagttcatgtgtttccatttgtttggctatttgtccctgtgctttatccaaccttggtctcaactattctcgctcatataaatcctcctctttctcgctaattggactcccggagcaatggctgaggggcccccaactggatcaggccctctgaatgggtgagacagttgattggcttgatctgtttgggaggcatccaggcagtgggacctggtcctgtgctcattgcatgagttggctgtttgaaacctggggcttatgcagggtcgcttggctcggcctgggaggaggggactggacctgcctggactgagtctaccaggttgatctcagtccttgggggaggctttgccctggaggaggtgggaatggggggtggactaggggcaaggggaggggggagaacaagggaatattgtattgtaaaataaaataaaaaaaaagaagtattttatAACGAGAAATTACTATTTTACAGACAAAGATGACTGGGATAAAGGTATACTGTGGATTGTTAAATTTTGAACAGGCTTTTTCAAAAATAGTTGTTGGGACATATGTAAATTGATAAATgcaatccaccacataaacagactgaaagacaaaaagcaCATTATCATCTACATCTACTTTtatccttcatgataaaagtcctggagagactagggaCATACGAGATATactcaaaataataaaggaaatacaCAGCAAACCCATAGCTGACAGCAACCTAAAAAGAGAGatactcaaagcatttccactaagatcagaaacaagacaaggatgtccactctctccacatctattcaatataatatttgatgtcttagctagagcaataagataactgaaGGAGATCTAGGGGATACAAATacgaaaagaagtcaaagtatctttattcacAGACAATATGACTGTATACAAAAAAGACCCTAAAAATGGTACAGAAAACATTACAGCTGACAAAAACTTCCATCAAAGTAAAAGAACTGTGTGATAAAAACTTTATCACACagggaaagaaactgaagaagatatcacaaGATGGAAAAAttccccatgctcatggattaacatagtgaaaatggccatcctaacAATCTTCAGATtcatgcaatccccatcaaaattccaacataattctccacagaaattaaatggaaatttcCAGTTTATATGGGGACACAAAAAACCaaggagagattaaaaaaatcctgaataataaaagaactgctggatgtATCGCCATCTCTAATCTCAAATTGTATtgcagagttatagtaataaaaacagcatggtattgatataaaaacagacacacaaatcAAAAGAGAACTGAAGACCCACACCCAAGTCCACATAGTTATGGACACCCGATATTGATAAAGaagcaagaaatacacactggagaaagacAGCTTCTTTTATACATGGCGCAGGTCAAACTGGATGACTACATGTAGAAGGAtccaaatagattcatatttattaCCCTGCATAAAACTTAACTCCAAAAGACCAAGGACTGCAATGTAAGACCAAATACACTgaatttgatagaagagaaagtgggaaataattcTGAACTCATtaaatagcacaggcactaagagcaacaattatTAAATGGgacttatgaaactgaaaagcttatgTATGGCAAAGAACATTATCATCATTTGGATAAAGCAGCAggttacagaatgggaaaagactttttttttttttaaccaactacacatccaatagagggctaatatccaaaatatacagagAACTAAAAAGcctggatatcaagaaaacaattaaaaatagggtacagatctaaacagggaattctcaaaagaagaaacccaaatggctgagaaatacttgcagaaatgttcaacatctttagtcaccagcaaaatgcaaataaaactactttgagatttcatattaCCCCACTAAGAATGGtcaagatgaataaaaaaaatgataccTCATTCTGGCCAGGATGTAGAGAAAGGGTAACATTTACCTACTTCTAGTGATGgtgcaaacatgtacagccactatagaaatcaaaaAACTGGAAATAGATCTACctgaagatccagctataccactcttagccACATATCTAAAGAACTCTAcattctactacagagacacttgttctgtcatgtttattgttgctctatttataagagtcagaaactgaaaacagCCTGGATGTTTGTCAATggatgaatgggtaaagaaaatgtggtgccaTTTACACAATGTAACATTACTCAGCTATTTAAAAACCAAAGTCATAAAACtaacaggcaaatggatggagctagaaaaaataaTTGTGAATAAGGTAACCCAGTACCCCCCCAAACCCCAAATATGGCACCGATTTGCTTACATAtgtatattagctgttaagtctttgAAAGGCAAACTACAATCCCTATAACCATAGAGGCTAGGTACAGAATAAGGGATTCGTGGGGAGGGAAGTATCTCTCAAGAAAGGATAAAAAAGAGTAGATAGTTATAgatggatgggggggtgggggttgagacTGGGAAAGGAGGGTTAatggagttggggagggaagaggaaggtacGAGAAGGAGCACAGAGAAGATATCTAAAACTAAAGGCCCTTTAAAGAGTTGTAAGGAAACCTACTATACTAGAAGCTTCTTAGCTTCCATACacatatggaaaatataaatagaatcaccaaataatgggagagAAACAGTTCCAATTGGACATTTCTTGCAATTAAGTGAAACCTCCACTGCCAGGAGtggattacatctaattgagctgttggccaaaggaggcccatggaaacccccaaacaacccagacaCTGCTAAGGCTATTAGTTCCTCTCCACAAACTGGTCGTAatgccccattgctgaggacaatacctacatatctcattgaacacagaaaaGTTGAGTCAGTGCCTAATTAGGACCTTCACCCCCACTAACTACGTTCATGGTACCAGCAGTCACTCTGTACACATCAGAGGCGGGAGGTAAACACTAACGAAGCTGCCAAACCCGctgtctacaatggtgacctgcctacaTGACGAAGGGCAGCAGTGGCACAACAGCTGCAGGTGTAACCAACCGCTCCTAGTTCTGATTCAGGCCCATTCAATGGATGGAGCCCAGGCCTGACCCTCTTCTGGAGGTCAAGAACCGGAGACTGGGGCCATGGACCCAgcgaaaaaccaaatactactctCCTGCTAAAAGAACGTAACAATTctattatactcatagatcagtgtcttgctcagccaccatcagagaagtttcctcttgTAGTAGGTAACTGGACAATGTATggagagtaagagaccttggaacactcaatcctaaatgggatgCCTCTATCAATTCCCTCCCCTCGGTActtagggaacattgcagaagaggaggtggacaGATCGcaagagccagtggggatggaggacaccaaagaaacaaggtCTTTCAGAAACAATACAGTTGACACACAtaaaaactcacagagactgtggcggCATGCACAGGGATAGCACAGGTCCAaggcagatggggtcccagcattGATAgcagaagtggacacaagccccatCCCTGAACTATAAGCTATCTTCAATTGACAACTGATCGCAAagaaagttagttttctccaatggagtctcactgtgtacaCAAATCTCATGTAAAGGAAGACCCCATGCCTAGCAGCAGAtggctaacacaaaatgaactcaatggtatttttggaggttttttgtttcatatgctttgtctgggcattttttaaataaaaaatctcACCTTTTGCTCATATATTATAGTTTCCAAttgtgtgtttttgtgggacttctatatgagcaaatgtgtgtgtctctgtgtctgtatgtgtttcctgtgcatttcctttgtctttcatttttctgttttttcctattctatcattttttgttgttgcctgtttgatttttaatgagatagatgatagacatacatacatacatacatacatacatacatacatacatacatacatataaagagAGGAAGGGTATGAGTGGAGAGGCTTTGGGAGGAGTTCTGGGTCGGAAAACATGATCAGAACATATTgtataaaatctattttcaattaaaaacagagaaacaaaacatttcttaGGGCTGAGTGTGATGGGAAAAGAGTATAATCCTAATTgaaagctaacctgggctacatcatgagatctaagtcaaaataacaaatacacctttatttttaagtaataaaaggAATATTGTAATGCTTACTCCTACCTCTGAATTttttcacatatgcacacaagcatCTTCTCATAAATATTCTTACATGTTAAAATGATGGGtcatggaaaaattaaaaagttttcatGTGAATTACCTAACAGCCTTTCATGATGGTGGCACCAATTTGCATTCCAATAAACTCAGGAGtcaaatttctttttctgtgattttcCCCCATCATACTGTATAAACTACTGTAGTTTCACAATATCTTGTATATATAACTAGGCCACCATATAAAATTAAAGACTTTTGTGCATCAAAAGGACAATATGAAGAGTAAAAGGACaatcctcagaatgaaagaaaatatttgcaaattacaTATCTGATAAAGGTTTTAACATCTAGAAtatgtaaagaaagaaataccaatttaaaaatgggcaaaaTAATTGAATCAACATTCctttaaagaagagaaaaacaaatggacaatTAGCATATGAAAAGAAGCTCAATATCATCTGTGAAATATCATTCATTGAAGAAATGCAAATATAAACCACAATGAACGATCACTTCACATCTACTAAGAAGGGTATAATGGGAAAAATGATAGGGGGATAACAAGTGTTGGCAGGAATACGGAGAAACTGAACCCTATATGTTCCTAGAGGGGATTCAAAATGGCACATCTGCTGAGGAAGACCATTGGCAGTGTCTCAAAAAGTTAATAATCCTGCAATTCTTGGCAATTAACAGGGACCCACAACTGGCCaccatgcagagaataagagacggCAGAGGGCTGAGCTCTATTTACCCACTCCCCAAAGGCTCAGGGgtccctgtggaagagggggtgtgGGGGCAAGACAGTCGGGGCAGTGGACGACTATAaggacagtgtcttctggactcAGCAGGGCatttgcacatgtgagtgcacagTGGtggtgacagcatgcacaagacccatgcaagctcaagccagagaaaatcccagcatggagggagAGGTGGGCATGGATTCCTACCCCTAGCTGATGGGCTATTGGCACTCAACAATGCCaattgctgggagaaggagagtcagtttcttTAATGATATGACCTCAGGTAGgttgaccacactccagggcaagtCCCAGACTCAAGACAATTTGGGAACACAGACTAGACTGGatggggataaaaaaaaaaaaatcaattgagagaaaacaaagtagagagatggggatggatctgggaggagttgggggctgggaatgAATATGAACAATAcattgaatgaaattctcaaagaattaataaaaatgttattaaaagaaaataagttaaTAGAACCACCTGACTCAGCAATTTTATTCTTAGGTATTTACTCAAGAGAACTGAAAATACAGATTCAATGGAGTCTCTAGTACAACTCTCCACAGCAATATTAGTCTAAGTAGACAGATACACAAATCATAGTATATTTGTGCAGTGGAATATTGTCCAGTCATAAAAAGAATGAATTCTGACAAATACTGCATATATACAAGACTTGAAAACGTGCCAAGTGAGATAAGTCAGACATAGGGAATATTATACGAATATACTAATATAAATATCTGGAATACACAAATTCACAGAGACACAAAGCAGATGGTTGGGGTCTGGTGGGAAGGAGTTGGTGCACAGTGGCTACAGAGTTCACACTTCAGAACTGTGACACAGAATTGGAATAGGAGGGCAGTAGAGCTGCACATTTTGAATATAATTCAGTTGTACAAACTGAATTTACACTCAAAAAATGGTTGCAATAGCAAATTTTACCAGACGTAATAGTTAATACTGAACTATCAGTTTCTATAATGAGGAAGAACTCACTAACTAGGGGCATTAGGCTTGTCTGACTCATGTGTGCCAGGGTGTAGTTCGCCCCAGCTCCTCCTTCTGACTCCCCTGGGGCACCTCTCAAACAGGcaccagaaaacagaacaaaacaagaaaataacacataaaaaaAGTAATCACTTCagaaacaaattagaaaaaagaataatgaaaagaaCCAGAAGAAACCATGAAAAGACCatgaataaaaaccaaaattaacTCAGAAAACAAAGTGCAAAATAAAAGTGACACAGTATGATCTCTGAAAACGCCCTGGCTATATCATTTGGAATATTGATGAGGAAAAGGCATGGCGGCAGAACCTAGCGAGTCAGCAGAAAGCCTTCACTCAAGTTACATCACAGCGATGGAGTTTTAAGAGACCCTGTGCAGGTTTGCACCAGAAaatcaaaaggcaaagagaattttaaaaatgtttttttttttttttttttgacgctgggatcaaacccagggcctttgcgTGCTCTATCCCTAGCCCTGAACAGGAAGATTAGGAATTGATCAGAATGAAAGtggaaaacttgaaaaaaatcagcTTTCGGGAAAAGGTTGGAAAAGGGGCTTAAGTGCCCGCTGAGAAGCAGTTCTGTAGAGTCAAGTGTGGACGGCAGGAAGAACAGTGCCCTGGCCATCACTATTCAAACCATCAGGGAACTACTACAAAAATGACCCTAGAGGCACGGCACAGCTTCAAACAAAGTAAAGGACATCCCAAGGAAGAAGCCAAAAGAAACTCTTAGAATTAAGAGAGAACTAGGGCTGAGGACTGCAGTGCTTCAGCTTCCAACCTCAGGAACCTTCAGGTTTGGATCAGAATGACCACTACTAGTCAGGGTAAGCAAGGCCCAGGGCAGTGCACATCCGGAGAAGGCGGAGAACTGACCCTACATGCACCCCACCACACTGGCTGGAGGTGAAaaggtggatgggggagggggctccAAGGCAGCTCATGTGTCTGAAAGGGCTTTTGTGCTACTTCCTATTCCATTTCTAGGCCTTGCCAGGGAGTAACTGTCATCCTGGATTTTGTGTTTGTGCAAAGTTGTTTGTTTGTAATAAAAGCTGGTGTAGTAGTTTTCTGTGACTTGCATTTTTAATCTTATACTGTTTCTTAAAGAAGTAAACTCTTTGTGATTCCTGAAACAATAAGTGACAATGGGCAcgtctttaataataaaaaaaaagagaaacaagtgtTGAAGCCACAAATATATTGTAATGCCAACGCCAGGGACAAACAAAGGTAAGAACAAAATGAAGCTAGTGACCAGCTTTaacttccctcccaccctcccgtAGTAGATCCATCCTTTAAATTCTTTAGGCAGAGAACTGAAGGCTAAAACCCCCAAACAAGCCCCTCTTCTCTCTATTCTCTGATATTCCCCTGCAGGGTAAGTCCCTCAGCTTGACAGCCTGGGGAGGCCCAGAGTGGTGGCTGGGGCCGACAGCAGGGCTCCTCGCACAGGAAATGGGGTAGAGGAGTACAGGGGTGTAAGACATGATCCCCCACAGTGGGGAAAATCAAAATGGAGCCCCGGTGCCAGCGTAAAGCACACTGGTGGCCCTGGGAAAGGAGACCCCGTTGCCCCCACATCCTCCCTCCGGGAGGTATCACTGCTTGGCCAACTGCCCATCTGGCTCCGGTTAGAAAACCACACTTGGACCAGATCCTTCTGCAGCCGGAGGCGCCCAGCAATATAGCTGATTTGCTGGGGCGTGGGCTCTGGACActgcaagaacagtttctccagATTGCTCCCAATGCGTCTCTCTCTGCTAGCACGTCTCCGCTTCCGGGCCTGCTGCAGGATCATCTCCATTCTGCATATGCCCAGAAGGTTCTTCTCATCTACTTCCTCTAGCCACATTTTCAGCAGGGGTCGCAGCTTCCACATGTTGGCAAGGCTGAGCTGCTGGGCCTCGAAGCGGCATATGGTCGTCTGGCTGAGAACCTTCCCAAACATAGCTCCTACAGCGAACCCCACATCGGCCTGTGAGTACCCCAGGGTCATCCTCTTCTGTCTCAGCTCCTTGGCCAGCTGCTCTATCTCTTTCTGTATGGCTGAAACGTCCTCTGGCAGAGCCAAATTTGGCATGTACCTCAGGGCGATGTAGTGTCCTGGGCAGGCATCCTCAGAGGAACTCTGGGACCAGGCCCTTGCCTCACCCACTCCGTAGGGTGCTATCCCGCCTCGGAATTCATAAGGTGAGGGACCCAGAGGCACTCCCCACACCTCAGGGCCTGGACAGACGCTTGGTCCAATACCTGGCCGCACCATTAACCTGCCTGTGGCTGCTTGGCTGCTCAACCAGGTTGGGGTATCAACTCGCACGGGCACTGGCCTTTCCAGGCCACCACTACTATTGCCTGGGAGGGGGTAGACGTTTGAAGACCTGCGCCCGGCCATGGGGTGGACAGCACCCCCAGCAAGGGTCTGGTAGGAACTGATGGCTCTCGAGGCTTCTGAACAGCCACCAGCCTCGCCCTCGAGCCCCGCCCCCCAGTGGGCGGAGACAGCAGTGCAGGTAAGAGACAGGATCAAGTGTTTAGAAGCTGGGGCTTGGAGACTCTGGTAACTGAGTTCTCCTGGCTGAAAACACCGCGCCTCTTGTTCCGACAGTTGCTTTTAACTCCTAACTTGGTACAAATCTGGAGCTTTGCACCTCCACGCAGTCAGGTCCCTCGGTCACTACTTGGATCCTACCTATCCTTGAATGGGACCCAGGCCTTGACTTGAGTTCTCAGAAACTCAGATGTCCCTTTCTTCTCACGCCCTCCAAACCACCATCTTGGCTTCACAAATACTAATTAGCCACCTGTATTTCAGGCCTTGCTGACAGTATCTGTTCATTCATTAACTACTCCATTTCTACGATCTTGATGTCAAAGTTCCTCCTGTGAATATCCTCAGTCCCTGTGCCTGAAGAAATTTAGGCATACATGCTTCAGTTTCTAACTAGGGTCAGTTTACTGCCTCAGATTCTAGATCTACACTCACACTGTGCCACTGCACTCCCACTCCGTCACTGGCAGAATTTCTGGAGAGTATTAATGTTTCTCCCACCAGTCCTGCAAACGTGCATTCTAACTCAGCTTCCGGTTCCAAGCTTTCTCACTCAATAGACAACAGACTCTGTCTTCTTGCGTTCCCTCTGGAGACAGGTTTCTGGGCTTGCCTGAGCTGCAGCTGGCCACTGAGAAGGCTGCTTGCACTA is drawn from Peromyscus eremicus chromosome 11, PerEre_H2_v1, whole genome shotgun sequence and contains these coding sequences:
- the Pou5f2 gene encoding POU domain, class 5, transcription factor 2; the protein is MAGRRSSNVYPLPGNSSGGLERPVPVRVDTPTWLSSQAATGRLMVRPGIGPSVCPGPEVWGVPLGPSPYEFRGGIAPYGVGEARAWSQSSSEDACPGHYIALRYMPNLALPEDVSAIQKEIEQLAKELRQKRMTLGYSQADVGFAVGAMFGKVLSQTTICRFEAQQLSLANMWKLRPLLKMWLEEVDEKNLLGICRMEMILQQARKRRRASRERRIGSNLEKLFLQCPEPTPQQISYIAGRLRLQKDLVQVWFSNRSQMGSWPSSDTSRREDVGATGSPFPGPPVCFTLAPGLHFDFPHCGGSCLTPLYSSTPFPVRGALLSAPATTLGLPRLSS